The following is a genomic window from Crossiella equi.
CCCCGCCCGGGTTTCATCGACCGCTGCCTGGTGGCGGCCTACGCGGGCGGCCTGGACCCGGTGCTGTGCCTGACCAAGGCCGACCTGGCCAAGCCGGAGACCCTGCTGGCCGCCTACTCGGGCCTGGACCTGCGCGTGGTGGTGACCCGCTTCGACGAGGAGCCCGCCGAGCTGCGCGAGCTGCTGGCCGGACACGTCTCGGCACTGGTGGGGCATTCCGGGGTCGGCAAGTCCACCCTGGTCAACAAGCTGCTGCCGGGCGTGGACCGGGCCACCGGCGAGGTCAGCGGCGTGGGCAAGGGCCGCCACACCTCCACCAGCGCGGTCGCCCTCCCCCTGCCTGTGGACGTCGGCGGCTGGGTGGTCGACACCCCGGGCATCCGCTCCTTCGGCCTGGCCCACATCAGTCCGGACGACCTGGTCAAGCACTTCGACGACCTGGCCGAGATGGCCGAGGAGTGCCCGGTCAACTGCGGCCACCTGGGCCCACCGGCCGACCCGGACTGCGCCCTGGAGAACCTGGTCGCCGAAGGCGGCCCGACCGCCGACCGCATCGCCTCGCTGCGCCGCCTGCTGCTGTCCAAGGCGGGCAAGGACGAACAGGCTGACGCCCACTAGAGCCTGTCCTGTAAGTCATCGGAGCCAGAGCGTGATGGCGGCGATGGTGAGTTCGGCCTGGTAGTAGGCGGCCCGCTTGGCATAGCGGGTGGCAAGGTCGCGGAACTGTTTGAGCCGGTTGAAGCAGCGTTCGACCACGTTGCGCTGCTTGTAGAGCTCGACGTCGAAGGCTGGTGGCCGCCCGCCGCGTGCACCCTTGGCCGCGCGCTGAGCGATCTGGTCGGTGCGTTCCGGGCTGACGAAAGTGATCCCTCGCCGTCGCAACGCCTTCCTGGTCGAGGGGTGCGAGTAGGCCTTGTCCGCGATCACGGCATCCGGTCGTGATCGCGGACGGCCCGGCCCGTCGCGCCGGATGCGGATACCGTCGAGCAGGGGCAGGAGCTGTGGGTTGTCCCCGGCCTGCCCGGCGGTGAGCAGCACCCGCATCGGCAGACCACGCCCGTCCACCGCGAGGTGGATCTTGGTGCTCAGTCCTCCACGGGAGCGGCCGAGTCCTTCCCCCTCGACCGCGAGGGCTTCGACTTCGGGGCCGCAGCCCCCTTTTTCCGGGCTCCGGCCGAGTGCTGATGGGCCCGCACCACGCTGGAGTCCACGCTGACCACCCACTCCAGAGCGCCGACGGAGTCGTCCTTGACGATCACCTCGTCCAGGATCCGCGCCCAGGTGCCGTCCTTGGTCCACAACCGCAGCCGTTCATGCGCGGTCTTCCACGGCCCATACCGCTCAGGCAGGTCACGCCAGGGCGCGCCGGTACGCAGCTTCCACAGGATCGCGTTGATCACCTGCCGGTGATCACGCCACCGCCGCCCACCACTGGCCACTGGAGGCAGCAACGGCTCGATCACCGCCCACGCCCGATCCGTCAACTCACCGCGACCCACCACGACACACAAATACCAGACGCCCAGATCAACGACTTACAGGACAGGCTCTAGCCGCCGGGCCGACGCCGCGGCTAGTTCGACGACAGCGAGGCGTCAGCGGATCCCCTTAAGTTGTTCTCAGGGGGAAGAACTGGGGGAACAGCTCGCCGGGCAACCGGCTGCTGGGGGGAGGGTGGCGGTACGGCGCCTGGTGGCCAGGGGGGACATCACGGCGTCGTACTGCACGCCTCTTGCGCGTCCAGGACTTTTCCTGGACGCGCTTTTTCATGTCTCAAGGGGAATGATGTCTCGCAAGGTTCTCGTCGCGGGTAGTGCCGCGCTGTTGCTGGTCCTGGGCGCGTGTGGCGGTCAGGCCGCCGCACCGCAAGCCCCGTCCGGGGGTGCGACCACCTCCGCGGCGGCCGCCACCGACACGAAGTTCACCTCGGCCGACCAGCTCAACAAGGCCATCTTCGCCGCGATGAAGGCCAAGAAGACGGTGTCCTACCGCGCCACCGGCACGGTGGAGGGCAAGCCGGAGCAGGCCATCAACTCCACGGGCGCGCTCGAGTACGGGGCGGATGGTGTCTCCGCCACCATCAACAACAAGAGCGAGGGCAAGGACCAGATCGTCACGATCACCCCGAAGGGGATCTACCTGAAGCTGGGGGCTGAGACCGGTGACCCGGCCAAGCCGTGGGTGAAGATCACCCCGGGCGGCGAGGACATCTTCTCCAAGCTGATGGGCGCGGTGGTCAGCGCGGTGCAGACCCAGGCCGACCTGTCCAAGCAGCTGGAGAACATCAAGTCCGGCGGCACCATCACCAGCACGGGTGAGGACACGGTCAACGGCGAGAAGGTCACCAAGTACGCGGTGAGCGTCGACGTGAAGAAGGTCGCCGAGGCCCAGACCGACCCCTTGGCCAAGAAGGCCATGGAAGCCCTGGTCAAGGCGGGCGCGAGCACCTCGGAGCAGGTGCTCTACGTCAAGGGCGACCTGCTGGTGCGCCAGGTGGTCACCCAGACGCTGCCGGTGGGCAAGCTGAGCTTCACCAACGACTACTCCGGCTGGGGCGAGCCCGCCGAGATCATCGTGCCCAAGGACGGCGAGGTCGCCGAGGCGCCGAAGCTGCCCGGCCTCAACTGATCCAGATCATGGAGAGCCGCCGTGTCCCGTCCCCGGGCTCGGCGGCTCTCCGCCTGTACCGCCCACCCCAGGGGGAAAACCATGCGCACCATCCTGCTCGCCTCGGCGAGCCTGCTCGTGCTGACCGCCTGCACGAGCGCACCACCTCCCGGTCCGACCGTGCCGGAGCTGCCGAAGGCGGGCAGCGTCCAGGAGCTGGTGACCAAGCTCAACGAGGGCATCCAGGCCAAGAAGTCGGCCAGCGTGCAGAGCTTCTGGGAGGTCAAGGGCCGC
Proteins encoded in this region:
- the rsgA gene encoding ribosome small subunit-dependent GTPase A, yielding MKRGWRNLDESDVRVRPGKGTRPRSKQRPKHADAEQALVVTVDRGRWTCAIGGDPERKVVAMRARELGRTPIVVGDQVDLVGDTTGQTDTLARIVRVAERSSVLRRTADDTDDTERVVVANAEQLVIVVALTDPPPRPGFIDRCLVAAYAGGLDPVLCLTKADLAKPETLLAAYSGLDLRVVVTRFDEEPAELRELLAGHVSALVGHSGVGKSTLVNKLLPGVDRATGEVSGVGKGRHTSTSAVALPLPVDVGGWVVDTPGIRSFGLAHISPDDLVKHFDDLAEMAEECPVNCGHLGPPADPDCALENLVAEGGPTADRIASLRRLLLSKAGKDEQADAH